One Acetobacterium sp. KB-1 DNA segment encodes these proteins:
- a CDS encoding macro domain-containing protein, whose product MPFEIIRNDITKMMVDIIVNAANTGLKMGGGVCGAIFAAAGADQLQAECDRIGGCAVGEAVITDGYRLPAKRIIHTVGPVWQSGGANEARLLHRAYTSSLRLALKQDCKTIAFPLISSGIYGYPKDQALKIAVTAIAEFLREHEMLVYLVVFDKKAFVVNDVVCEMRASNPHTS is encoded by the coding sequence ATGCCATTTGAAATCATCCGAAACGATATTACTAAAATGATGGTGGACATTATTGTCAATGCCGCCAACACTGGTCTGAAAATGGGCGGCGGCGTCTGCGGCGCGATCTTTGCCGCGGCCGGGGCGGACCAGCTCCAGGCGGAGTGTGACCGGATTGGTGGCTGCGCGGTGGGTGAGGCGGTGATCACCGACGGTTATCGGTTACCGGCAAAGCGCATCATCCACACTGTCGGGCCGGTCTGGCAGAGCGGTGGTGCCAACGAGGCCAGGCTGCTGCATCGGGCCTATACCAGTTCCCTGCGGCTGGCGCTGAAACAGGATTGTAAAACGATTGCCTTTCCGCTGATTTCATCGGGCATCTATGGCTATCCCAAGGATCAGGCCTTAAAGATTGCGGTGACAGCCATCGCGGAATTTTTGCGGGAACATGAGATGTTGGTTTATCTGGTGGTTTTTGATAAAAAGGCCTTCGTCGTCAACGATGTGGTTTGCGAAATGCGGGCTAGTAATCCCCATACCAGCTAG
- a CDS encoding uroporphyrinogen decarboxylase family protein — MLTKRQNLMETIKYGKPDRFVKQYEFLNMIFEAAFPMTGIAMVPGQTSKDGWGVTWTFMEGQIGGFPVHDKEHIVIKDIAEWEKYVKKPVLPTDDQSWAPAVAHASAIDRNEEFVTAMYAPGVFEMTHHMMGMENALMAFYEEPEAMHALIDYITGFELEFAEMVIDRIHPDALFHHDDWGSQISSFLSPEMFAEFFVPAYKKIYGYYKDNGVELVVHHSDSYAANLIPAMIEMGIDIFQGVMNTNNIPELIKNYGGQISFMGGLHSGELDFPDWTPEKIAKDVERACTENGKLFYIPCITHGGAMSHFQGVYEEIDKQIDRMSQEMFTE; from the coding sequence ATGTTGACAAAGAGACAAAATCTAATGGAAACGATTAAATACGGAAAACCGGATCGCTTTGTAAAACAATATGAATTTCTTAATATGATTTTTGAAGCTGCATTTCCAATGACCGGAATTGCGATGGTGCCTGGTCAGACGAGTAAAGACGGTTGGGGAGTAACATGGACATTTATGGAGGGGCAAATTGGTGGTTTCCCAGTACATGATAAAGAACATATTGTCATAAAGGACATTGCCGAATGGGAAAAATATGTTAAGAAACCGGTCCTTCCAACGGATGATCAATCCTGGGCACCGGCAGTTGCTCATGCCAGTGCGATTGATCGAAATGAAGAATTTGTCACAGCAATGTATGCACCAGGTGTATTCGAAATGACCCATCATATGATGGGAATGGAAAATGCCTTAATGGCTTTTTATGAAGAACCGGAGGCTATGCATGCGCTGATTGATTATATTACTGGATTTGAACTGGAATTTGCGGAAATGGTAATTGATCGAATCCATCCGGATGCACTTTTTCATCATGATGATTGGGGCAGTCAGATTTCATCATTTCTTTCCCCTGAAATGTTTGCAGAATTTTTTGTGCCGGCTTACAAGAAAATTTATGGTTATTACAAAGATAACGGTGTGGAATTGGTTGTTCATCATAGTGATTCCTATGCGGCAAATCTTATTCCAGCGATGATCGAAATGGGAATTGATATTTTTCAGGGAGTTATGAACACCAACAATATTCCTGAACTGATTAAAAACTATGGCGGTCAGATATCCTTTATGGGTGGACTTCACAGCGGCGAACTTGATTTTCCGGATTGGACCCCTGAAAAAATTGCCAAAGATGTCGAGCGTGCTTGCACGGAAAATGGTAAGTTGTTTTACATTCCTTGCATCACGCATGGCGGAGCGATGAGTCATTTTCAGGGAGTCTATGAAGAAATAGATAAACAAATCGACAGAATGAGCCAAGAAATGTTTACAGAATAA
- a CDS encoding TetR/AcrR family transcriptional regulator: protein MSTQRENILSTATQLFYEHGYDDSYFYQIAEALNITKSLISYHFKTKSLLAKEVTENFSVNNKNSISFKLYHTYFCNNKYDLQLSTAIEIRLSTSLILHDPNVARYIRESSNGNYEDMFTTHYKSFYKIHDRQYHLNINRQNDEISMLARGATAASHAIIIDFINNMLKCTLEECLDYIVEMNFRFMHVDEKRIAEVIKKSKEVIDKVGFEFKPYFIIE, encoded by the coding sequence ATGTCTACGCAGCGCGAAAACATCTTATCAACTGCAACTCAATTATTTTATGAACACGGTTACGATGATAGCTACTTTTACCAAATAGCCGAAGCTTTAAATATTACGAAATCTTTAATTTCATATCATTTTAAAACAAAATCGTTATTGGCCAAAGAAGTTACAGAAAATTTTTCTGTTAATAACAAAAATAGCATTTCTTTTAAACTCTATCATACTTATTTCTGTAATAATAAGTATGACTTACAGTTGAGTACTGCGATTGAAATAAGGCTTTCTACATCTTTAATTTTACATGATCCAAATGTTGCCCGGTACATTAGGGAAAGTTCTAATGGTAACTATGAAGATATGTTTACAACACACTATAAAAGTTTTTATAAAATTCACGATCGCCAATATCATCTTAATATTAACCGGCAAAATGATGAAATCAGCATGCTGGCAAGGGGTGCTACCGCAGCATCTCATGCGATCATAATCGATTTTATTAATAATATGCTAAAGTGTACTTTGGAAGAGTGTCTTGATTATATCGTGGAAATGAATTTTCGGTTTATGCATGTTGATGAAAAAAGAATTGCCGAAGTAATTAAAAAAAGTAAGGAAGTTATTGATAAAGTTGGCTTTGAATTCAAGCCATACTTTATTATTGAATAA
- a CDS encoding uroporphyrinogen decarboxylase family protein — translation MEKIEFLKTELDPIGEYPSLFPGVPPTPIYRTPITPKENYKALYKGEKPVWIPNFYDLTTLCPACYPDAIARGFVVSAESGDYMDDKKKGGKDSFGIEWVYEPSAMGSMVIPGNPTLRNISEWRDKIILPDVDSWDWAQSAKRNKDYAYNSSNLVQAWIFTGFFERLISLLDFENAAITMIDDEVEDAVHDFFAECVKIYKKMIKHYQVDFNADVIYFHDDWGTSQNSFFSLEACRNLIVPHLKDVVDYAHELGLFVELHSCGKSGKLVPAMIEAGVDAWTPQEINDFGSLYKQFGGKIMLGAYHQVPIDVDEAAAIETGREFVKKYAGAIPEKPVFSGDYAIHIKTREALYEESRKYLSE, via the coding sequence ATGGAAAAAATTGAATTTTTAAAAACGGAGTTAGATCCCATCGGGGAGTACCCAAGCCTGTTTCCAGGCGTGCCGCCAACGCCGATATATCGTACACCGATAACACCAAAAGAAAATTATAAGGCTTTGTATAAAGGTGAAAAGCCAGTATGGATTCCCAATTTTTATGATCTGACAACCCTTTGTCCCGCTTGTTATCCCGATGCAATTGCGCGAGGGTTTGTTGTGAGTGCGGAGTCGGGGGATTATATGGATGATAAAAAAAAGGGCGGAAAAGATAGTTTTGGGATCGAGTGGGTTTATGAACCTTCAGCGATGGGATCGATGGTAATACCGGGAAACCCAACACTTAGAAATATATCCGAGTGGCGAGATAAAATCATCCTGCCGGATGTTGACTCGTGGGATTGGGCTCAAAGCGCAAAACGGAATAAAGACTATGCATATAATAGCTCTAATCTAGTTCAGGCCTGGATATTCACAGGGTTTTTCGAACGATTGATCTCACTACTGGATTTTGAAAATGCAGCAATAACAATGATTGATGATGAAGTTGAAGATGCAGTTCATGATTTTTTTGCAGAATGTGTCAAAATATACAAAAAAATGATAAAACACTATCAGGTCGATTTTAATGCTGATGTGATTTATTTTCATGACGATTGGGGAACTTCACAAAATTCCTTCTTTTCGTTGGAAGCATGCCGCAACTTAATCGTTCCGCACTTGAAAGACGTTGTTGATTATGCCCATGAACTGGGACTCTTTGTTGAATTACACAGTTGCGGTAAAAGTGGAAAGCTGGTTCCAGCTATGATTGAAGCAGGCGTGGATGCATGGACACCACAAGAAATCAATGATTTTGGCAGTTTGTATAAACAGTTCGGGGGCAAGATCATGTTAGGCGCATACCATCAGGTACCAATAGATGTTGATGAAGCAGCGGCAATTGAGACGGGAAGAGAATTTGTTAAAAAATATGCCGGGGCAATCCCAGAAAAACCCGTTTTTTCGGGTGATTATGCAATTCACATCAAAACAAGAGAAGCCTTATACGAAGAAAGTCGAAAATACTTGAGTGAGTAA